CACACCGAACTCGACTCGAGCGAAATCGCACCCGACGTGGAACCGCCGTATCCCGTCGAGGTGTACCCCGATCGGGAGGTTATCGTCGAGTTCGACCCCGACCTCACGTTCGAGTGCGTCGAGGACTGCACCTGGTGTTGTCACCACGGCGTCTTACTCTACGACCGCGACCTCCTCGAGCTAGCCCAGCGGGCGAACCTCTCGGAGACGACGACCCAGTTTCGCGGCGAACCGTTCGTCACCCGGGAGGCCAAAGACCGCGAGGAACACGTCGCCGAGGACGGCCAGGCCTGTGCCTTCCTCCGGGAGGACGGGCTGTGTTCGCTCCACATCGACCAGGACTGGAAACCGACGCG
This region of Natronosalvus halobius genomic DNA includes:
- a CDS encoding YkgJ family cysteine cluster protein; protein product: MEPPYPVEVYPDREVIVEFDPDLTFECVEDCTWCCHHGVLLYDRDLLELAQRANLSETTTQFRGEPFVTREAKDREEHVAEDGQACAFLREDGLCSLHIDQDWKPTRCSVFPLGVWLEDDGLHVDIRDSAHDHCEGLGVSERRVVDNLEAFLPELLWDLENPDSDRVL